One region of Pieris rapae chromosome Z, ilPieRapa1.1, whole genome shotgun sequence genomic DNA includes:
- the LOC110993970 gene encoding exosome component 10, with protein sequence MAEPRGTDQDSSHHIDIEETTQKTHRLLIVALGKSNKLPIGLSRKLYENHRHFRTATDQLSQNTIILSNYLIHDYPKQAKFKNEEIENNLEKLVDINNDELDKVKLKIERVKNGDNDTIEEMNRPIFNPVRTFRMNNTLSLLPDNSKVMPQLNFKDIIDNTNNLWRPIITYKPNNIQPLQVQLEVDNDGNVVGYTHPYQIELDLYEPPKHFLKNDDQPLDFPPPIEYTEFTFVDTMEKLQILLNELNHAHEIAVDLEHHNYYSYQGFTCLIQISILNKDFVIDALKLREHLHRLNESFTDPKKLKVFHGACNDIRWLQRDFGVYVVGLFDTYEASLVLNFKGKKFSDLLKRFCKVETDKRYQMADWRVRPLPREMIIYARLDTHYLIYIWREMKKLLLKDRNGMNLRQVFENSKRICLYKYNKPEFTQSSYLELYNRSRKTLNSRQLAAFKLLFHWRDNQARIADTSAEYIMNSSTLFKLSEDLPNDTEKIMRCYEGGTRPMKNHLVMILPIIISCLDLPLEPSLFHTPASIMSTLQHVEQENQIETLHALSSDVTKLDNPLTTMAPYIPTEQTFASISNKFVQNIYRRGFLPPYDRFKYYRNLIQREYFQGPFDRPATMNKEDAACKVNSEPFLYLKPDSSASNYNVAGPSCSYK encoded by the exons ATGGCGGAACCACGTGGAACTGACCAAGACTCTTCACATCACATCGACATTGAAGAAACGACACAG AAAACCCACAGACTTTTGATAGTAGCTCTTggaaaatctaataaattaccTATAGGTTTGTCACGAAAACTTTATGAGAATCATCGCCATTTTAGAACTGCCACCGATCAACTCAGCCAGAacactataatattatctaattatttaatacatgacTACCCCAAACAagcgaaatttaaaaa cgaagaaatagaaaataatttagaaaagcTTGTGGATATTAACAATGATGAACTAGATAAAGTGAAGTTGAAGATTGAGAGGGTAAAAAACGGAGATAACGATACAATTGAGGAAATGAACAGACCAATATTCAATCCTGTCAGGACATTTAGAATg aacAATACATTGAGTTTATTACCAGATAATAGTAAAGTCATGCCTCAACTAAACTTCAAAGACATAATTGATAACACTAACAACCTTTGGAGGcctattattacatataagcCCAACAATATACAACCTCTTCAGGTCCAACTTGAGGTTGATAATGATGGCAATGTAGTTGG ATATACACACCCTTACCAAATTGAGTTAGACCTTTATGAACCTCCCaaacattttttgaaaaatgatGACCAACCCTTAGACTTTCCACCACCAATCGAATACACAGAATTCACATTTGTTGATACAATGGAAAAGCTTCAGATTCTTCTAAATGAACTAAACCATGCTCATGAAATAGCAGTGGACTTAGAACACcacaattattattcttaccaAG gtTTCACatgtttaatacaaatttccATTCTAAATAAGGATTTTGTGATTGATGCTTTGAAGCTCCGCGAACACTTGCATCGTCTGAATGAATCATTTACAGACCCAAAGAAACTAAAG GTGTTTCATGGTGCATGTAATGATATAAGGTGGCTGCAGCGTGATTTTGGTGTCTATGTAGTTGGTTTGTTTGATACATACGAGGCCTCTTTggtacttaattttaaagggAAAAAATTTTCAGACCTCTTAAAGCGATTCTGCAAAGTTGAAACAGATAAAAG ATATCAAATGGCAGATTGGAGAGTAAGACCTTTGCCCAGAGAAATGATTATATATGCCCGATTAGATACtcattatttgatatatatttggCGCGAAATGAAAAAGTTGTTACTGAAGGATCGGAACGGAATGAATTTGAGAcaagtttttgaaaatagcAAGCGgatttgtttatat aaatacaaTAAACCAGAATTTACACAATCCAGCTATTTGGAGTTATATAATCGGTCTAGAAAAACATTAAACTCCCGGCAGCTGGctgcttttaaattattatttcattggaGAGATAACCAAGCTCGAATTGCAGATACAAGTGCTGA atatataatgaatagttccacattatttaaattgtccgAGGATTTGCCGAATGACACAGAAAAGATTATGCGGTGTTATGAAGGTGGAACCCGACCTATGAAAAATCATTTGGTCATGATACTACCTATAATAATATCG TGTCTGGATTTACCGTTGGAACCCTCTCTCTTCCATACACCAGCGTCAATTATGAGTACATTGCAACACGTCGAACAAGAAAATCAGATTGAAACGTTACACGCATTGTcaag TGACGTGACCAAGCTAGATAATCCACTAACAACTATGGCGCCATATATCCCCACTGAGCAAACATTCGCCTCGATTTCTAAT aaattcgTGCAGAACATTTACAGAAGAGGATTCCTTCCACCCTATGATAGATTCAAATACTACCGTAATCTTATTCAG AGAGAATACTTCCAAGGTCCATTCGATCGTCCTGCAACAATGAATAAAGAGGATGCCGCATGCAAAGTGAATTCTGAACCTTTTCTGTATCTAAAGCCAGACAGTTCCGCTTCCAACTATAATGTTGCAGGCCCCAGCTGTAGTTATAAGTAA
- the LOC110993987 gene encoding uncharacterized protein LOC110993987 has product MMWYSRLLLVCLIQSTLTVKVKVIMRSDEDSKIEDEDTPHTESWDYKKKIDITMMPFLKKAAHRLIAEKQVDYEEEKPTTEKLRPIHPNEMIFPLIYRQVHINSMFKFAENWYTWSTEKRTDGSKAINYYVCYDEPKHCDEVGWERTDNPPRCAFQIDSLMPDDRACLNTFGVEPHTNGVCDGGEQMKVSDIVRACGPRIRSLWRFFRVGRRPANAAKPADVNSLICEDEEECFITIEYRIHHDRITFSLHEPSRGQTFKSALKRDILTEDDNKVILTTEPHTRTVHRSKKNRDEEHSRKKFHSKSRSKIVEGKGVVKERNDSGYTNSRVIKNKIKVKDDNISEDVSDK; this is encoded by the exons ATGATGTGGTACAGTAGGCTGTTGTTAGTATGTTTAATTCAAAGTACTTTAACAGTTAAAGTCAAAGTTATAATGCGTTCAGATGAAGATTCTAAAATTGAAGATGAAGATACTCCACATACGGAAAGTTGggattataagaaaaaaattgatataacTATGATGCCTTTTTTGAAGAAAGCGGCGCATCGGCTCATCGCGGAGAAGCAAGTCGATTACGAGGAAGAAAAACCTACGACGGAAAAGTTACGACCGATCCATCCCAATGAGATGATATTCCCGTTAATTTACCGCCAAGTTCATATAAATAGTATGTTTAAATTTGCCGAAAACTGGTACACTTGGTCGACTGAAAAAAGAACAGATGGGTCTAAGGCGATTAATTACTACGTTTGTTATGACGAGCCAAAGCATTGCGACGAAGTTGGATgg GAGCGAACAGACAATCCTCCAAGGTGCGCATTTCAAATAGATTCTCTAATGCCCGACGATCGCGCTTGTCTTAACACTTTCGGTGTGGAACCCCATACGAATGGAGTTTGTGACGGTGGAGAGCAGATGAAG gTTAGCGATATTGTGCGGGCGTGCGGACCAAGGATACGTTCGTTGTGGCGTTTCTTCCGTGTAGGACGCAGACCGGCCAACGCAGCTAAACCAGCCGAtgttaattcattaatatgCGAAGATGAAGAGGAATGCTTTATTACTATCGAATACAGA attCACCACGACAGAATAACATTTTCTCTACATGAGCCGTCAAGGggacaaacatttaaaagtgCGCTGAAACGAGATATTCTGACGGAGGACGACAATAAGGTTATACTAACAACAGAACCGCATACGAGAACAGTGCATCGATCCAAAAAAAATCGCGATGAAGAACACAGTCGAAAGAAATTTCATAGCAAATCTAGAAGCAAAATTGTCGAAGGCAAGGGAGTCGTAAAAGAAAGGAATGATTCTGGCTATACAAATAGtagagtaattaaaaataaaattaaagtgaaAGACGATAATATATCAGAGGATGTatctgataaataa